The Amycolatopsis nigrescens CSC17Ta-90 genomic interval GCCGGCCACCGTCGTTTCACTGGTGGTCGCCGCGATGTTCGGCATCGGCGCATTCATGCTGCTGCGCGAAGGATTCGCACCGGAAGCCGACGGGGCGGAGGACGCGTCCCGCTCCGGCCCCGGCCCGGTTTCTTTTCTCCGCTCCGCGATGACCTCTTTCGGCGTGCTGTTCGCCGCCGAATGGGGCGACGCGTCCCAACTGGCCACCGCCGGCCTGACCGCCCGCTACGGGCAGCCGCTCGCGGTCGGCCTCGGCGCCTTCTTCGCACTGGTCGGAGTGGCCGGGATCGCGGTGGCCGTCGGGCACAAGATCCGCGGGCGGATCCGGCCAAAGCTGATCCAGCGGGTGGCCGGGTTCGTGTTCGCCGGCTTCACCGTTTTCGCCCTCTGGCAGGCCTTCGCCTGACAAAGGCGCGAACGGGAAGTTGCGTTATCGGCTCGTGATGAGGTACTCCTGGAAGAAGTCGAAGTGAGGGCAAGGCGTCACGCCGGTTAACCCAGCGGGTCGCCTTGCCCTCACCTTTTGCATCCGAGCCCAGGAGCCCGCCCTGACCACGCTGCCCGCGAACCGCCCGGTGTCACCGCCGCACGGCAGGGTCGCGGTGGCCGGGATAACGGTCGCGGTGTCCATCGCGGTGGTGCTGCACCTCAGCGTCAGCACCGGCCAGGTCAGCCCGCTCTGGCAGACCCTCTCCGAGTACGTCTACGGGCAGCTGCGCGGCAGCGCCTCGGCGGCGCCGCTGTTCAGCGCGATGTGCGTGGCGCTGGCGCTCGGCTCGCTGGCCCTGCTGACCGGGATCGCGAAGGCCCGCAAACCGGGTTCGGTGCCGGTGCTGGCCGCGCTCGGCCTGTGGTGCACCGGGCTGCTGGCCTGCGCGGTGTTCCGGGTCGACCCGCCCGGCGTGACCCGCTCGCTCAGCGGCGAGGTGCACAACTACGCCGCACTGCTGGCCTTCCTCGCCCTGCCCGCGGCCGCGCTGCTGCTGACCAGGAAGTCCGCCGCGCACTGCCC includes:
- a CDS encoding TMEM165/GDT1 family protein, encoding MDAALLAFVSTFGLILAVELPDKTLVATLVLTTRFRAWPVFAGVCGAFAVQCVVAVLFGSVLTMLPATVVSLVVAAMFGIGAFMLLREGFAPEADGAEDASRSGPGPVSFLRSAMTSFGVLFAAEWGDASQLATAGLTARYGQPLAVGLGAFFALVGVAGIAVAVGHKIRGRIRPKLIQRVAGFVFAGFTVFALWQAFA
- a CDS encoding DUF998 domain-containing protein; this translates as MSPPHGRVAVAGITVAVSIAVVLHLSVSTGQVSPLWQTLSEYVYGQLRGSASAAPLFSAMCVALALGSLALLTGIAKARKPGSVPVLAALGLWCTGLLACAVFRVDPPGVTRSLSGEVHNYAALLAFLALPAAALLLTRKSAAHCPWEPRRSTIRRLAAASLLGVAVVLGAFFWGVLAAPAQPVLTLGLFERLLFGIDLGLLLAMVRPLLSSVSAPRPAH